The following coding sequences are from one Bradyrhizobium sp. 200 window:
- a CDS encoding cysteine-rich CWC family protein, whose amino-acid sequence MTNRLENQSTRRLACAACGTEFSCSLSGPCWCSDETFRLPMSTDDSDCLCPDCLRKLAEQRAGASVT is encoded by the coding sequence ATGACAAATCGTTTGGAAAATCAATCCACGCGCCGCCTCGCCTGCGCTGCTTGCGGAACCGAATTCAGTTGCAGCCTGTCGGGGCCGTGCTGGTGTTCCGACGAAACGTTCCGCCTGCCGATGTCCACCGACGACAGCGATTGTCTCTGTCCGGACTGCCTGCGCAAACTCGCGGAACAGCGCGCAGGCGCGAGCGTGACGTGA
- a CDS encoding DUF1800 family protein has translation MARDSQAALVALNRFGLGARGGASGDFLNAASDPRGFVKAELGRPNGVLLEMPGLQSTPALGKAVFDYQFGIQQARDAAAKAAPAPATEGQPSPDAKAQRRNLSLNSIAMDMAPKESASKESAPGERPAKPPENPNAAMAPAEAMRPNVPKPPPPPPPLNIIQKTFRAEALARLQRGIIADCGFTERLAVFWSNHFCISVNKGGPARMWAGSFEREAIRPHVLGRFGDMLKAVEQHPAMLFFLDNQQSLGPDSRAGKNRNRGLNENLAREILELHTLGVGGGYSQEDVTALANIITGWTYAGRLGQLGPPGSFVFNANAHQPGAQRVMGKIYDAAGVAQGEAVLADIARHPSTAKFIAGKFARHFVADDPPPALVARLADVFTRTDGDLKALATALIDSDDAWKAPLSKMRSPYDFLVATGRLLAQIPNDPGRYLGGLNALGQPLWAPAGPNGFPDSNAAWAAPEGIKLRLDMSAQIASRLADGVDPRDLLELVAADAASSETRRTIERAESRQQALALLLMSPEFQRR, from the coding sequence ATGGCCCGCGATTCGCAAGCAGCCCTCGTTGCGCTCAATCGCTTCGGACTGGGCGCGCGCGGCGGAGCCTCCGGCGATTTCCTCAACGCCGCATCCGATCCGCGCGGTTTCGTCAAGGCCGAGCTCGGCCGCCCCAACGGCGTGCTGCTCGAAATGCCGGGATTGCAGTCGACGCCGGCGCTCGGCAAGGCCGTGTTCGACTATCAGTTCGGGATTCAGCAGGCCCGCGACGCAGCCGCCAAGGCGGCGCCGGCACCCGCGACCGAGGGGCAACCGTCGCCGGATGCGAAGGCGCAGCGGCGGAACCTTTCGCTCAACAGCATCGCGATGGACATGGCGCCCAAGGAATCGGCATCCAAGGAATCGGCGCCCGGGGAACGGCCGGCGAAGCCGCCGGAAAATCCCAATGCAGCCATGGCGCCTGCCGAGGCGATGCGGCCCAATGTGCCAAAACCGCCACCGCCACCGCCGCCGCTCAACATCATCCAGAAAACCTTTCGCGCCGAGGCACTGGCGCGGCTGCAGCGCGGCATCATCGCCGATTGCGGGTTCACCGAGCGGCTGGCGGTGTTCTGGTCCAATCATTTCTGCATCTCCGTCAACAAGGGCGGGCCGGCGCGGATGTGGGCCGGCTCATTCGAGCGCGAGGCGATCCGCCCGCACGTGCTCGGGCGTTTCGGCGATATGCTGAAGGCGGTCGAGCAGCATCCGGCGATGCTGTTCTTTCTCGACAACCAGCAATCGCTGGGGCCGGACTCGCGCGCCGGGAAAAACCGCAACCGCGGACTGAACGAAAATCTCGCCCGCGAAATTCTCGAACTGCATACGCTCGGCGTCGGCGGCGGCTATTCGCAGGAGGACGTGACGGCGCTGGCGAACATCATCACGGGCTGGACCTATGCGGGCAGGCTCGGCCAATTGGGGCCGCCCGGCTCCTTCGTGTTCAACGCCAATGCGCATCAGCCGGGCGCGCAGCGCGTGATGGGAAAAATCTACGACGCGGCGGGCGTGGCGCAGGGCGAGGCGGTGCTGGCGGACATCGCGCGCCATCCGTCGACCGCGAAGTTCATCGCCGGAAAATTCGCGCGGCACTTTGTGGCCGACGATCCGCCGCCGGCCCTGGTGGCGCGGCTCGCCGATGTCTTCACGCGAACCGACGGCGATCTCAAGGCGCTGGCGACGGCGCTGATCGATTCCGACGATGCCTGGAAGGCGCCGCTCTCCAAGATGCGCTCGCCTTACGACTTCCTGGTCGCGACGGGGCGGCTGCTGGCTCAGATCCCGAACGATCCCGGCCGCTATCTCGGCGGCCTCAACGCGCTGGGCCAGCCGCTGTGGGCGCCCGCCGGGCCGAACGGTTTTCCCGACAGCAACGCGGCCTGGGCGGCGCCTGAGGGCATCAAGCTGCGGCTCGACATGTCAGCGCAGATCGCCTCACGGCTCGCCGACGGCGTCGATCCGCGCGACCTGCTCGAACTCGTTGCCGCGGACGCGGCATCATCGGAAACGCGGCGAACCATCGAGCGCGCGGAATCGCGGCAGCAGGCGCTGGCGCTGTTGTTGATGTCGCCGGAATTCCAGAGGAGATGA
- a CDS encoding DUF1501 domain-containing protein, with translation MMSMETTNDCCEDMRSPVTSRRALLFGGASFAAWAYLPKFARSADGRDPRLVVVILRGALDGLATVAPIGDPDYAGLHGSIALTSGGPNAALPLDNFFSLHPAMPEFARMYREKKAAVVHAVATSYRDRSHFDGQDVLESGFAGPGRVQSGWLNRALEGLPKGERVTSALAIGPTAPLVLRGAAPTVGWAPVALPQAAEDTAMRLLELYQHRDPALANALKQGLALDKAAQGDDMKPKPGTNGAGAMRLVARGAAKLMAADDGPRIGALAFDGWDTHANEGGPVGRLAQLLGGLDGAFAEFEAGLGARWRDTVIVVATEFGRTARINGTQGTDHGTGTVALLAGGAVKGGRMIADWPGLKPANLYQGRDLAPTTDLRAVMKGVLKDQFGLAERVLAESVFPDSTAVKPMQGLVG, from the coding sequence ATGATGTCCATGGAAACGACGAATGATTGCTGCGAAGACATGCGATCGCCGGTGACGTCGCGGCGCGCGCTATTGTTCGGCGGCGCCTCCTTTGCGGCATGGGCCTATTTGCCGAAATTCGCGCGCTCCGCCGACGGCCGCGATCCGCGGCTGGTGGTCGTCATCCTGCGCGGCGCGCTGGATGGGCTCGCCACCGTCGCGCCGATCGGTGATCCTGATTATGCCGGCCTGCATGGTTCGATCGCGCTCACGTCGGGCGGGCCGAACGCGGCCCTGCCGCTCGACAATTTCTTTTCGCTGCATCCGGCGATGCCGGAATTTGCGCGGATGTACCGCGAGAAGAAGGCTGCCGTGGTTCACGCGGTGGCGACGTCCTATCGCGACCGTTCGCATTTCGACGGGCAGGACGTGCTCGAAAGCGGCTTTGCCGGGCCCGGCCGGGTGCAGTCCGGCTGGCTCAACCGCGCGCTGGAAGGCCTGCCGAAGGGCGAGCGGGTGACGAGCGCGCTTGCGATCGGCCCGACCGCGCCGCTGGTGCTGCGCGGCGCGGCGCCGACCGTCGGCTGGGCGCCGGTCGCGCTGCCGCAGGCCGCGGAAGACACCGCGATGCGGCTTCTCGAACTCTATCAACACCGCGATCCGGCACTGGCGAACGCGTTGAAGCAGGGCCTTGCACTCGACAAGGCCGCGCAGGGCGACGACATGAAGCCAAAACCCGGGACCAATGGCGCCGGCGCGATGCGGCTGGTGGCGCGCGGTGCTGCGAAACTGATGGCCGCCGACGACGGTCCGCGGATCGGTGCGCTCGCCTTCGACGGCTGGGACACCCATGCCAATGAAGGCGGCCCGGTGGGCCGGCTGGCGCAACTGCTCGGTGGCCTCGACGGCGCGTTCGCGGAATTCGAAGCCGGGCTCGGCGCGCGCTGGCGCGACACGGTGATCGTGGTCGCCACCGAATTCGGCCGCACCGCGCGCATCAACGGCACGCAGGGCACCGATCACGGCACCGGCACGGTGGCGCTGCTCGCCGGCGGCGCGGTGAAGGGCGGCCGCATGATCGCGGACTGGCCAGGGCTGAAGCCCGCCAACCTCTACCAGGGCCGCGATCTTGCACCGACCACCGATCTGCGCGCGGTGATGAAAGGCGTGCTGAAAGATCAGTTCGGCTTGGCGGAGCGGGTGCTGGCGGAGAGCGTGTTTCCGGACAGCACCGCGGTGAAGCCGATGCAGGGATTGGTGGGGTAG
- a CDS encoding VOC family protein produces the protein MPNFENLRKQAKLILRWHRDRHYPVAAQIRSGLPRFAQMTDPDILAHSFGLSDAQELVARQHGFESWRALKTGLSTMPDHADTASTAPVITAAEPQLFVADIKASCDFFTGRFGFTIVFTYGEPPFYAQVARDAARLNLRCVAKPPIDPELRDREELLAASLTVATAEEIKKLFLAYQSAGVTFFRNLRREPWGARDFIVRDPDGNLLLFAAPAE, from the coding sequence ATGCCCAATTTCGAAAACCTTCGCAAACAGGCCAAGCTCATCCTGCGCTGGCATCGGGACCGACATTATCCGGTCGCCGCCCAGATCAGGTCGGGCTTGCCCCGCTTCGCCCAGATGACTGATCCTGACATCCTCGCGCACAGTTTTGGCCTGAGCGATGCGCAGGAGCTGGTCGCACGGCAGCATGGTTTTGAAAGCTGGCGGGCGCTCAAGACAGGATTGTCCACCATGCCAGACCATGCAGACACGGCTTCCACCGCGCCCGTCATCACCGCCGCCGAGCCTCAGCTCTTCGTCGCCGATATCAAGGCGTCTTGCGATTTCTTCACTGGCAGGTTCGGCTTCACCATCGTATTCACCTACGGTGAGCCGCCATTCTATGCGCAGGTTGCGCGCGACGCGGCACGGCTCAACCTGCGTTGCGTCGCCAAGCCGCCGATCGATCCGGAGTTGCGCGACCGCGAAGAGTTGCTTGCGGCCTCGCTCACGGTCGCGACTGCGGAAGAGATCAAGAAGCTCTTCCTCGCATATCAGTCGGCGGGCGTGACGTTCTTCCGGAACTTGAGGCGGGAGCCGTGGGGCGCCAGGGATTTCATCGTCAGGGATCCCGACGGCAACCTGCTGCTATTCGCGGCTCCCGCGGAGTAA
- a CDS encoding HAD family phosphatase, which yields MTVKWNVSAVLLDMDGTLLDTEKVYFNSLVAALNARGYADDAVALCHAMVGLPGPACEAMLLDRYGKNFPLAEINSAFLANRDRFMEAGLPLKPGTLELLDGLAAADCPMAIVTSSSRRSAERNLSLAGIRSRFDTILTLDDVTRGKPSPDLYLLAATRLGLAPQVCIAVEDSNHGVAASHAAGAITIMVPDMAPPTDETRAKCAAVLPDLGAVLQVLRERSSLLRGSRE from the coding sequence GTGACCGTCAAATGGAACGTCAGCGCCGTCCTGCTCGACATGGACGGCACGCTGCTCGACACCGAGAAAGTCTATTTCAACAGCCTCGTCGCGGCGCTCAATGCCCGTGGCTATGCCGATGACGCTGTTGCGCTCTGCCACGCCATGGTCGGCCTTCCCGGACCGGCCTGCGAGGCCATGCTGCTCGATCGCTACGGCAAGAATTTTCCGCTCGCCGAGATCAACAGCGCCTTCCTCGCCAATCGCGACAGGTTCATGGAGGCCGGCCTGCCGCTCAAGCCCGGCACGCTGGAACTGCTCGACGGCCTCGCCGCCGCCGACTGCCCGATGGCGATCGTGACTTCTTCGTCGCGCCGCTCCGCTGAACGCAATCTTTCGCTCGCGGGAATCCGCTCGCGCTTCGACACCATCCTGACGCTGGACGATGTCACCCGCGGCAAGCCGAGCCCGGACCTCTATCTCCTCGCCGCGACACGCCTAGGCCTCGCACCGCAGGTCTGCATCGCAGTGGAAGATTCAAATCACGGCGTGGCCGCCTCGCACGCCGCGGGCGCGATCACGATCATGGTGCCGGACATGGCGCCGCCGACCGACGAGACGCGCGCGAAATGCGCGGCCGTGCTGCCTGACCTTGGCGCGGTGCTGCAGGTGTTGCGGGAGCGGTCGTCGTTACTCCGCGGGAGCCGCGAATAG